In one Halanaerobium saccharolyticum subsp. saccharolyticum DSM 6643 genomic region, the following are encoded:
- a CDS encoding anthranilate synthase component II — protein sequence MILVIDNYDSFTYNLVHLLEEFDQVKVMRNDKLSLGDAAIMAPDKIIISPGPGRPDDAGISKGLIRYFKGEIDILGVCLGHQCIGEVFSSEVIEADRIIHGKTSAIKKTKADKLFAGIKDGFRATRYHSLIVDRESLSDELEVLAESDQGEIMALKHKEYPVYGVQFHPESILTEAGRKLIKNFLEL from the coding sequence GTGATTTTAGTAATTGATAATTATGATTCTTTTACCTACAACTTAGTCCATCTGCTGGAGGAATTTGATCAAGTTAAGGTTATGCGTAATGATAAGTTGAGTCTTGGAGATGCTGCAATTATGGCTCCGGATAAAATTATTATTTCGCCTGGACCTGGTCGGCCCGATGATGCAGGAATTTCTAAAGGGCTAATTAGGTATTTTAAGGGTGAAATTGATATTTTAGGCGTTTGTCTCGGCCATCAGTGTATTGGAGAAGTTTTTAGTTCAGAGGTGATTGAGGCAGATAGAATTATACATGGCAAGACTTCAGCTATTAAAAAAACTAAAGCTGACAAACTATTTGCAGGGATTAAAGATGGTTTTCGGGCAACCCGCTATCATTCATTGATAGTTGATCGCGAGAGCTTGAGTGATGAACTTGAGGTGCTGGCAGAAAGTGACCAAGGTGAAATCATGGCTTTAAAACACAAGGAATATCCCGTTTATGGAGTTCAATTTCATCCGGAATCAATACTGACTGAAGCAGGAAGAAAACTGATTAAGAATTTTTTAGAACTTTAA